One segment of Comamonas thiooxydans DNA contains the following:
- a CDS encoding alpha/beta fold hydrolase: MTTHNPAQTSQLTDIPPYQPRRQWQSQMLPVRNMHYHLRSWEPEPASGVDAGLPVLVLAHGWMDVAASYQFVVDAFSDAFVQGRRILAHDWRGFGLSRSADPCDSYYFTDYLADLDMLLEQISPDQPIDLVGHSMGGNISCMYAGARPARIRRFVNLEGFGMAPTTPDQAPGRLAQWMDQLREQRAGGMGLSDYDSVEAVANRLQKTNRRLPRDKALWLAHHWSASDAQGRWHILGDAAHKLSNPYLYRVDEALACLASISAPTLSVEASDDSLGQWHQGRYTLEQYHERIRHIPQCEIAHVQDAGHMLHHDQPEAVARLIEDFLR, translated from the coding sequence ATGACAACGCACAACCCCGCGCAGACCAGCCAGCTCACCGATATCCCGCCCTATCAGCCGCGCCGCCAGTGGCAGTCACAGATGCTGCCCGTGCGCAATATGCACTACCACCTGCGCAGCTGGGAGCCCGAGCCGGCTTCTGGTGTCGATGCCGGGCTGCCCGTGCTGGTGCTGGCCCATGGCTGGATGGATGTGGCCGCCTCCTACCAGTTTGTGGTCGATGCCTTCAGCGACGCCTTTGTGCAGGGCCGCCGCATTCTTGCCCACGACTGGCGCGGCTTCGGCCTGAGCCGCAGCGCCGATCCCTGCGACAGCTATTACTTCACCGACTATCTGGCCGACCTGGACATGCTGCTGGAGCAGATTTCGCCCGATCAGCCCATCGACCTGGTCGGCCACAGCATGGGCGGCAATATCTCCTGCATGTATGCGGGCGCGCGGCCCGCTCGCATACGCCGCTTTGTCAATCTCGAAGGCTTTGGCATGGCACCGACCACGCCCGACCAGGCCCCCGGACGTCTGGCCCAATGGATGGATCAGCTGCGCGAGCAGCGCGCGGGCGGCATGGGTCTCTCGGACTATGACAGCGTGGAGGCCGTTGCCAACCGCCTGCAGAAAACCAATCGCCGCCTGCCCCGCGACAAGGCGCTGTGGCTGGCTCATCACTGGTCGGCCTCCGATGCCCAAGGCCGCTGGCATATTCTGGGCGACGCCGCGCACAAGCTCTCCAACCCCTATCTGTATCGCGTGGACGAGGCCCTGGCCTGCCTGGCCTCCATCAGCGCCCCCACCCTGTCGGTCGAAGCCTCGGACGACAGCCTGGGCCAATGGCATCAGGGCCGCTACACGCTGGAGCAGTACCACGAGCGCATTCGCCATATTCCCCAATGCGAGATCGCCCATGTGCAGGACGCCGGCCATATGCTGCACCACGACCAGCCCGAGGCCGTGGCCAGGCTGATCGAGGACTTTCTGCGCTGA
- a CDS encoding aldo/keto reductase: MNPVALGQSDLRVSPICLGTMTFGEQVDEAEAWRIMDRAVERGVDFFDTAEMYAVPARQATFGATESIIGRWLKARPGMRERITLASKVAGPSRGMPWIREGSGLSAQDIVRSCDASLERLQTEVIDLYQIHWPERHVPAFGTMYYDPKKESSLTPIHEQLEALAGLVRQGKIRHIGLSNETPYGVHEFVRLAEQHGLPRVATIQNPYCLINRSYENGLDETCHRLEVSLLAYSPLAFGLLTGKFDQFAPTEAGAPKQARIARYESVQKQRWGRPDALAAARRYNALAQQYGLTPTQLALAFCYTKWQVASTIIGVTSVAQLDEDLDAWGTQLPAELLAEIDRIRWEMRDPAV, from the coding sequence ATGAATCCCGTTGCTCTGGGGCAGAGCGATCTGCGCGTCAGCCCCATCTGTCTGGGCACCATGACCTTCGGCGAGCAGGTCGATGAGGCTGAAGCCTGGCGCATCATGGACCGAGCCGTGGAGCGCGGCGTGGATTTCTTCGACACGGCCGAGATGTATGCCGTGCCCGCTCGTCAGGCCACCTTTGGCGCGACGGAATCCATCATCGGCCGCTGGCTCAAGGCCCGCCCCGGCATGCGCGAGCGGATCACGCTGGCCAGCAAGGTGGCCGGCCCTTCGCGCGGCATGCCCTGGATCCGCGAAGGCTCGGGCCTGTCGGCGCAGGACATCGTGCGCTCCTGCGACGCCAGCCTTGAGCGCCTGCAGACCGAGGTGATCGACCTCTACCAGATTCACTGGCCCGAGCGTCATGTGCCGGCCTTTGGCACCATGTATTACGACCCGAAGAAGGAAAGCTCGCTCACGCCCATCCACGAGCAACTAGAGGCGCTGGCCGGTCTGGTCAGGCAGGGCAAGATCCGCCACATCGGCCTGTCCAACGAGACGCCTTATGGCGTGCACGAGTTCGTGCGCCTGGCCGAGCAGCACGGACTGCCGCGTGTGGCTACGATCCAGAACCCTTACTGCCTGATCAATCGCAGCTATGAGAACGGGCTGGACGAAACCTGTCACCGTCTCGAGGTGTCACTGCTGGCCTATTCGCCACTGGCTTTCGGCCTGCTGACGGGCAAGTTCGATCAGTTTGCGCCGACCGAGGCCGGTGCGCCCAAGCAGGCACGCATCGCCAGGTATGAATCCGTGCAGAAACAGCGCTGGGGTCGCCCCGATGCGCTGGCCGCCGCACGCCGCTACAACGCGCTGGCTCAGCAGTATGGCCTCACTCCCACGCAGCTGGCATTGGCCTTCTGCTACACCAAGTGGCAGGTGGCCAGCACCATCATCGGCGTGACTTCGGTGGCCCAGCTCGACGAGGATCTCGACGCCTGGGGCACGCAGCTGCCTGCCGAGCTGCTGGCCGAAATAGACCGCATCCGCTGGGAGATGCGCGATCCTGCTGTCTGA
- the ybaK gene encoding Cys-tRNA(Pro) deacylase: MAKKDKNAHVSETPATQMLKAHKVEFTEHPYDYVEHGGTEESARQLGLDEHAVVKTLVMQDQDAKPLIVLMHGDCKVSTKNLARQIGAKSVEPCKPEVANRHSGYLVGGTSPFGTRREMPVYIEETILALPRIAINGGRRGYLVQLAPEVCTRLLDARPVHCALAE; encoded by the coding sequence ATGGCAAAAAAAGACAAAAACGCCCATGTGAGCGAGACTCCGGCCACGCAGATGCTCAAGGCCCACAAGGTGGAGTTCACCGAGCACCCCTATGACTATGTGGAGCATGGCGGCACCGAGGAGTCGGCGCGTCAGCTGGGGCTGGACGAGCATGCGGTCGTCAAGACCCTGGTGATGCAGGATCAGGATGCCAAGCCGCTGATCGTGCTCATGCATGGCGATTGCAAGGTATCGACCAAGAACCTGGCGCGCCAGATCGGGGCCAAGAGCGTGGAGCCCTGCAAGCCCGAGGTGGCCAACCGCCACAGCGGCTATCTGGTGGGCGGCACCTCGCCGTTTGGCACCAGGCGCGAAATGCCGGTCTATATCGAGGAAACCATACTCGCGCTGCCACGCATTGCCATCAACGGCGGGCGGCGCGGCTATCTGGTGCAACTGGCCCCTGAGGTTTGTACCCGTCTGCTCGATGCCCGGCCAGTGCACTGCGCGCTGGCAGAATAG
- the plsY gene encoding glycerol-3-phosphate 1-O-acyltransferase PlsY, translated as MNALYPVIAVIAAYLIGSLSFAVIVSRVMGLNDPRTYGSGNPGATNVLRSGSKAAAAVTLLLDALKGLVPVVLVKAFGEPFGLGDSTVALAGLAAFLGHLYPVFFGFKGGKGVATALGVLLGISGWLGLATALTWVIVAVFFRYSSLAALVASVFAPVYYVLCSGIVWDAETPITAAIVVMAILLVWRHRENIQRLIAGKESRLGQKKTEGSKPAEGAARKSGKSRHR; from the coding sequence TTGAACGCCCTCTATCCCGTTATCGCCGTCATCGCGGCCTATCTGATTGGTTCGCTGTCCTTTGCCGTCATCGTCAGCCGCGTCATGGGCCTGAACGACCCGCGCACCTATGGCAGCGGCAACCCCGGGGCCACCAATGTGCTGCGCTCGGGCAGCAAGGCGGCCGCGGCCGTCACGCTGCTGCTGGATGCACTCAAGGGTCTGGTGCCGGTGGTACTGGTCAAGGCCTTCGGCGAGCCGTTCGGCCTGGGTGACAGCACGGTGGCACTGGCCGGCCTGGCGGCCTTCCTGGGTCATCTGTATCCGGTGTTCTTCGGCTTCAAGGGTGGCAAGGGCGTGGCCACGGCGCTGGGCGTGCTGCTGGGCATCAGCGGCTGGCTGGGTCTGGCGACGGCGCTGACCTGGGTCATCGTGGCCGTGTTCTTCCGCTATTCCTCCCTGGCCGCGCTGGTGGCCTCGGTGTTCGCGCCCGTGTACTACGTGCTGTGCAGCGGCATCGTCTGGGATGCGGAAACGCCCATCACTGCCGCGATTGTGGTGATGGCGATCCTGCTGGTCTGGCGTCATCGCGAAAACATCCAGCGCCTGATTGCCGGCAAGGAGTCCAGGCTGGGGCAGAAAAAGACCGAGGGCTCCAAGCCTGCAGAGGGCGCGGCCCGCAAGAGCGGCAAGAGCAGGCATCGCTAG
- a CDS encoding DUF4178 domain-containing protein, with amino-acid sequence MASSPSQRAYSAPCPGCGAPVHFASAQSSFAVCEFCRSTVLRDGETLKRIGSMAEVFEDYSPLQLGASGMVKRNGKPEPFTVVGRAQYKSAAGSWSEWVAALSNGELAWLSEDNGSFVFAVNWQPPGWNVTEFQQREWRMGRELKAGTESFTVTSIQDAQLMAAQGELPQLPQLGKSFKLVELRSDKNQILSIDFSDKAPAFSLGAAVALEALQMQGLRSSAQKKTQGRHFNCPKCGAVVPVRFDTTKALSCPSCGSLIDMSKGMGAELSYAEQRRKVKPLIPLGSEGTLDGLKWQIVGFQRRSGRGLGEDEDDSFTWDEYLLYNKKAGFSFIVDSEDGWSTARVITGAPKLSKNGATATYLQRKYQRDYAYLAETEYAEGEFYWPVFKGAKSSNVDFANGGKQSTLALETANQETTWTHGQRASAETIAQAFSTGKLKDRSQVSPLSGSGFSWGTILFWLFLLLFILPFLRACMSSPNCDPRTDPNCSYSRSSSGSYGGYTSGGSHK; translated from the coding sequence ATGGCTTCCAGCCCATCGCAGCGCGCCTACAGCGCTCCCTGTCCTGGTTGTGGCGCGCCGGTCCACTTCGCCAGTGCGCAATCGAGCTTTGCCGTCTGCGAGTTCTGCCGCAGCACCGTGCTGCGCGATGGCGAGACGCTCAAGCGCATTGGCTCCATGGCCGAGGTGTTCGAGGACTACAGCCCGCTGCAGCTGGGCGCTTCGGGCATGGTCAAGCGCAACGGCAAGCCCGAGCCCTTCACCGTCGTGGGCCGCGCGCAGTACAAAAGCGCGGCCGGCAGCTGGTCGGAATGGGTGGCTGCGCTCAGCAACGGCGAGCTGGCCTGGCTGAGCGAGGACAACGGCAGCTTTGTCTTTGCCGTGAACTGGCAGCCGCCGGGCTGGAATGTGACCGAATTCCAGCAGCGTGAATGGCGCATGGGCCGCGAGCTCAAGGCAGGCACGGAATCCTTCACCGTCACCAGCATTCAGGATGCGCAGCTGATGGCGGCTCAGGGCGAGCTGCCCCAGTTGCCTCAGCTGGGCAAGAGCTTCAAGCTGGTGGAGCTGCGTAGCGACAAGAACCAGATTCTCTCCATCGACTTCAGCGACAAGGCACCGGCCTTCAGCCTGGGGGCGGCCGTGGCGCTGGAGGCCTTGCAGATGCAGGGCCTGCGCAGCAGCGCCCAGAAGAAAACCCAGGGGCGCCACTTCAACTGTCCCAAGTGCGGTGCCGTGGTGCCCGTGCGCTTCGACACCACCAAGGCCCTGAGCTGCCCCAGCTGCGGCAGCCTGATCGACATGTCCAAGGGCATGGGGGCGGAGCTGAGCTATGCCGAGCAGCGCAGAAAGGTCAAGCCTCTGATTCCGCTGGGCAGCGAAGGCACGCTGGATGGCCTGAAATGGCAGATCGTGGGCTTTCAGAGGCGTAGCGGGCGCGGCCTGGGCGAGGATGAGGACGACAGCTTCACCTGGGACGAATACCTGCTCTACAACAAGAAGGCGGGCTTTTCGTTCATCGTCGATTCGGAAGACGGCTGGAGCACAGCGCGCGTCATCACGGGTGCTCCCAAGCTCAGCAAGAACGGCGCCACTGCGACCTATCTGCAGCGCAAATACCAGCGCGACTACGCCTACCTGGCGGAGACGGAGTATGCCGAGGGCGAGTTCTACTGGCCCGTCTTCAAGGGCGCCAAGTCCAGCAATGTGGATTTTGCCAATGGCGGCAAGCAGTCCACGCTGGCGCTGGAGACCGCCAATCAGGAAACCACCTGGACCCACGGACAGCGTGCGTCGGCAGAGACCATTGCCCAGGCCTTCAGCACCGGCAAGCTCAAGGACCGCTCCCAGGTCAGCCCGCTGTCGGGCAGCGGCTTCAGCTGGGGCACGATCCTGTTCTGGTTGTTCCTGCTGCTGTTCATACTGCCGTTCCTGCGCGCCTGCATGTCCAGCCCCAACTGCGATCCGCGCACCGACCCCAACTGCAGCTACAGCCGCTCCAGCAGCGGCTCCTATGGCGGCTATACCTCCGGCGGAAGCCACAAATAG
- a CDS encoding DUF350 domain-containing protein: protein MFDWFNPQNFFGSIIYALVGVVVFWLCFIIIDKITPVDMWAEIVEKHNKALAMVVAAMCLGISIIVAAAIH, encoded by the coding sequence ATGTTTGACTGGTTCAACCCCCAGAACTTCTTCGGCTCCATCATCTACGCCCTGGTGGGTGTGGTGGTGTTCTGGCTGTGCTTCATCATCATCGACAAGATCACGCCCGTGGACATGTGGGCCGAGATCGTGGAGAAGCACAACAAGGCGCTGGCCATGGTGGTGGCGGCCATGTGCCTGGGGATCAGCATCATCGTCGCTGCGGCTATTCACTAA
- a CDS encoding polyamine aminopropyltransferase: MTSMVAEEHSAGQGPRPIDVALLASVFVIAACGLLYELAAGALASYLLGDSVLQFSTIIGTYLFAMGIGSWLSRYFEDQLPAHFLRVELMVALVGGALPAVLFLANAYAPGAFRFLLYGMVMVVGTLVGLEIPLVMRILKRNASLKDLVSKVLTFDYLGALAVSLAFPIVLVPKLGLVRTGLLFGFMNAAIAVWALVLFKHELRNLRAHAWACALVLLALGGGIAGADQLTRLADDHFYQDRIVLSSSSPYQRIVVTQGRQGARLYLNGNLQFAQSDEYRYHEALVHPAMAAHGAPKKVAVLGGGDGMAVREVLKYPGVESVVLVELDPAMTDLFKSNAMMTALNGNALNDQRVKIVNTDAFHWLQETADTFDVIVVDFPDPTNFAIGKLFTNSFYSLLDKRLAASGYAVIQTTSPLIARQSFWTVVQTVESVGLTAKPYHVHVPSFGEWGFVLASHRPWREPEALPAGMRFLTLPTLRLMFDFPLDMARVPTEVNRLSNQVLVNTYEREWGKVEH, translated from the coding sequence ATGACTTCGATGGTGGCCGAGGAGCATAGCGCTGGCCAGGGGCCTCGGCCCATTGATGTGGCGCTGCTGGCCAGCGTGTTCGTGATTGCGGCCTGCGGTCTGCTCTATGAGCTGGCGGCAGGTGCGCTGGCATCCTATCTGCTCGGTGATTCGGTGCTGCAGTTCTCCACCATCATCGGCACCTATCTGTTTGCCATGGGCATAGGCTCGTGGCTGTCGCGCTATTTCGAAGATCAGCTGCCCGCGCATTTTCTGCGTGTGGAGCTGATGGTGGCGCTGGTCGGTGGTGCCTTGCCAGCCGTGCTGTTTCTGGCCAATGCCTATGCGCCGGGCGCGTTCCGTTTTCTGCTCTACGGCATGGTGATGGTGGTGGGCACGCTGGTGGGACTGGAGATTCCGCTGGTGATGCGCATCTTGAAGCGCAATGCATCGCTCAAGGATCTGGTCTCCAAGGTGCTGACCTTCGACTATCTGGGGGCCCTGGCCGTGTCGCTGGCATTCCCCATCGTGCTGGTGCCCAAGCTGGGCCTGGTGCGCACAGGTCTGCTGTTCGGCTTCATGAACGCGGCCATAGCGGTCTGGGCCCTGGTGCTGTTCAAGCATGAGCTGCGCAATCTGCGCGCCCATGCCTGGGCCTGCGCGCTGGTGCTGCTGGCCCTGGGCGGCGGCATCGCGGGCGCGGATCAGCTGACCCGGCTGGCCGACGACCATTTCTACCAGGATCGCATTGTGCTGAGCAGCAGCTCGCCCTACCAGCGCATCGTGGTGACACAGGGACGCCAGGGCGCGCGGCTGTACCTGAACGGCAATCTGCAGTTTGCCCAGAGCGACGAGTACCGCTATCACGAAGCGCTGGTCCACCCCGCCATGGCCGCGCACGGTGCACCGAAGAAGGTGGCGGTGCTGGGCGGCGGCGACGGCATGGCCGTGCGCGAGGTGCTCAAGTACCCCGGCGTGGAGTCCGTGGTGCTGGTGGAGCTGGACCCGGCCATGACCGATCTGTTCAAGAGCAACGCCATGATGACGGCGCTCAATGGCAATGCGCTCAATGACCAGCGCGTGAAGATCGTCAACACCGACGCCTTTCACTGGTTGCAGGAGACTGCGGATACCTTCGATGTGATCGTGGTGGATTTTCCCGATCCCACCAATTTCGCCATAGGCAAGCTGTTCACCAATAGTTTTTATTCGCTGCTGGACAAGCGTCTGGCAGCCAGCGGCTATGCCGTGATTCAGACCACCTCGCCGCTGATTGCGCGCCAGAGCTTCTGGACCGTGGTGCAGACCGTGGAGTCCGTGGGTCTGACGGCGAAGCCCTATCACGTGCATGTGCCCAGTTTTGGCGAATGGGGCTTTGTGCTGGCCAGCCACCGTCCCTGGCGCGAGCCCGAGGCCTTGCCCGCTGGCATGCGCTTTCTGACTCTGCCCACGCTGCGCCTGATGTTTGACTTCCCTCTCGATATGGCGCGCGTGCCGACCGAGGTGAACCGCCTGTCCAATCAGGTGCTGGTCAACACCTATGAGCGCGAGTGGGGCAAGGTGGAACATTGA
- a CDS encoding NAD(P)-binding protein: MPDHLHRRDWLKRAAAGAFGAAGLAGCGQESPRLEDLPGGFSGVALERGHGLRPFWQRLAQGLELPAPAVVHRAPVVIVGGGMAGLAAARALELAGVQGAALLDTQAAMGGNSQGGQVKGIACPLGAHYLPVPGDDAHEVQDWLEELGVRQRFAGRWRYDERYLCHSPQERLYWQGGWHEGLLPVQGVSQRTLEQYALFEKQVEAAAQAAAFAMPSIRVWQRQAGLPVAHAELDAQRFDQWLAAQGLDDERLLWYLDYSCRDDFGAGLSRVSAWAGIHYFASRHGFHAPRPQAEHESEADGEQVLTWPQGNGWLAQQLVAGLKATQLQTDCSVLAVTEDAGGVQIEVYHHGRQQHERWLARHCVVALPSFIAARVLRNAPDFLRTVAARLDWAPWLVANIHIARPLADYPGAEPAWDNVLYRDGNAGGLGYVDAGNQRLDRIRSQPTVLSYYQALGDWADGRRQLMQQPFAFWRERIVNTLSEPHPDLLQHATRMEITRYGHAMAIPRPGDQQILSEIAVKFSASKRNLLLNGERVQGLPTPATARLSFAHSDWAGYSVLEEAFTRGHHAGLIAAQGV, translated from the coding sequence ATGCCGGACCATCTGCATCGGCGTGACTGGCTCAAGCGGGCGGCTGCCGGCGCTTTCGGTGCTGCCGGCCTGGCCGGCTGCGGGCAGGAGTCGCCCAGGCTGGAAGATCTGCCTGGCGGCTTCAGCGGCGTGGCGCTGGAGCGCGGTCATGGCCTGCGCCCTTTCTGGCAGCGTCTGGCGCAGGGGCTGGAGCTGCCCGCACCTGCCGTGGTGCACCGGGCGCCGGTCGTGATTGTGGGCGGGGGCATGGCCGGGCTGGCAGCGGCGCGCGCGCTGGAACTGGCTGGTGTTCAGGGCGCAGCCTTGCTCGATACCCAGGCCGCCATGGGAGGCAACAGCCAGGGCGGGCAAGTCAAGGGCATTGCCTGCCCGCTGGGCGCACACTATCTGCCCGTGCCCGGCGACGATGCCCATGAGGTGCAGGACTGGCTGGAGGAGCTGGGCGTGCGCCAGCGCTTCGCTGGCCGCTGGCGCTATGACGAGCGCTATCTCTGCCATAGCCCGCAGGAGCGTCTGTACTGGCAGGGCGGCTGGCACGAAGGACTGTTGCCGGTGCAGGGCGTGAGCCAGCGCACGCTGGAGCAATATGCGCTGTTTGAAAAGCAGGTCGAGGCAGCGGCTCAGGCGGCGGCCTTTGCCATGCCTTCCATCCGTGTCTGGCAGCGCCAAGCGGGTCTGCCTGTCGCCCACGCCGAGCTGGATGCGCAGCGCTTCGACCAGTGGCTGGCCGCGCAGGGTCTGGATGACGAGCGCCTGCTCTGGTATCTGGACTACAGCTGCCGGGATGATTTCGGTGCCGGTCTGAGCCGTGTCTCGGCCTGGGCGGGGATTCATTATTTCGCCAGCCGCCATGGTTTCCACGCGCCGCGTCCGCAGGCCGAGCATGAGAGCGAAGCGGACGGCGAGCAGGTGCTGACCTGGCCACAGGGCAATGGCTGGCTGGCGCAGCAACTGGTGGCGGGACTGAAAGCCACGCAGCTGCAGACCGATTGCAGCGTGCTTGCGGTCACCGAGGACGCGGGCGGCGTGCAGATCGAGGTTTATCACCATGGCCGCCAGCAGCATGAACGCTGGCTGGCGCGCCATTGCGTGGTGGCGCTGCCCAGCTTTATTGCCGCAAGAGTGCTGCGCAATGCCCCCGATTTTCTGCGGACCGTAGCGGCTCGCCTGGACTGGGCCCCCTGGCTGGTGGCGAACATCCATATCGCCCGACCGCTGGCCGACTACCCCGGCGCCGAGCCCGCCTGGGACAATGTGCTGTACCGCGATGGCAATGCGGGCGGGCTGGGCTATGTGGATGCAGGCAATCAGCGACTGGACCGCATCCGCAGCCAGCCCACGGTGCTGAGCTACTACCAGGCACTGGGCGACTGGGCCGATGGGCGTCGGCAATTGATGCAGCAGCCGTTTGCCTTCTGGCGCGAGCGCATCGTGAACACGCTGAGCGAGCCGCACCCAGACTTGCTGCAGCATGCCACACGCATGGAAATCACCCGTTATGGCCATGCGATGGCGATTCCGCGTCCTGGTGATCAGCAGATATTGAGCGAAATAGCCGTCAAGTTCAGTGCCAGTAAGCGCAATCTGCTATTGAATGGGGAGCGAGTGCAGGGCCTGCCAACGCCTGCGACGGCGCGGCTGAGCTTTGCGCATTCGGACTGGGCCGGCTATTCGGTGCTGGAAGAGGCTTTCACGCGTGGCCACCATGCCGGCCTGATCGCTGCACAGGGCGTTTAG
- a CDS encoding HD-GYP domain-containing protein has protein sequence MHARYDDPYEDLLGLWSDLEAALAVLLTEPLRIPGFAIKLHQLDLWLQDLITQDSDAALYLMFQRASSTTVGYSPSHAVVCAGLCHILAKELDLPQSERDMLIRAALTMNIGMTVLQNQLAEQRTPLSSQQAEAVKQHPTEGRLMLERLMVRDRLWLDTVQYHHVVLQPAPLAQLQPLERLVRILGTVDRYAALISPRKTRSGRSATESLQVLQQGGQYADEIKQALIDVVGLYPPGTYVQLDNGEVAVVLRRGKSLEEPEIASVIDRDGHSMYPPIWHLDGRRPAITSALARSSLTLDLDLRSMAQLGIHSARGNAELYRMVKLPGSRR, from the coding sequence ATGCACGCACGCTACGACGATCCCTATGAAGACCTGCTGGGCCTATGGTCGGATCTGGAGGCCGCACTCGCGGTTTTGCTGACCGAGCCGCTGCGCATCCCAGGCTTTGCCATCAAGCTGCACCAGCTTGATCTGTGGCTGCAAGACCTCATCACGCAGGACAGCGATGCCGCGCTGTACCTGATGTTTCAGCGTGCCAGCTCGACAACCGTGGGCTACAGCCCGTCTCACGCCGTGGTCTGCGCGGGCCTGTGCCATATCCTTGCCAAGGAGCTTGACCTGCCTCAATCCGAGCGCGACATGCTGATCCGGGCCGCTCTGACCATGAACATCGGCATGACCGTGCTGCAGAACCAGCTGGCCGAGCAACGTACACCGCTGAGCAGTCAGCAGGCCGAAGCCGTCAAGCAGCACCCCACAGAGGGCCGGCTGATGCTGGAGCGGCTCATGGTACGTGACCGACTCTGGCTGGACACCGTGCAATACCACCATGTGGTGCTGCAGCCCGCGCCGCTGGCACAGTTGCAGCCGCTGGAGCGTCTGGTACGCATTCTGGGCACGGTAGACCGTTATGCGGCCCTGATCAGCCCGCGCAAGACCCGTAGCGGCCGCTCGGCCACCGAGTCTCTGCAAGTGCTGCAGCAGGGCGGCCAATACGCCGATGAGATCAAGCAGGCATTGATCGATGTCGTGGGCCTGTACCCACCCGGCACCTATGTACAGCTGGACAATGGCGAAGTGGCCGTGGTGCTGCGCCGCGGAAAAAGCCTGGAAGAGCCCGAGATTGCCAGCGTGATCGACCGTGACGGCCACAGCATGTACCCGCCCATCTGGCATCTGGACGGTCGCAGGCCGGCCATCACCTCCGCGCTGGCTCGCTCGTCGCTGACGCTGGACCTGGACCTGCGCTCCATGGCTCAGCTGGGCATTCACAGTGCACGCGGCAATGCCGAGCTGTACCGCATGGTCAAGCTGCCGGGTAGCAGACGCTGA
- a CDS encoding TIGR02281 family clan AA aspartic protease, whose product MLSVAVASSSAFGQSVALTGVLGSKALLVIDGSAPKALAVNESHKEVRLLQISGDSAVVDIKGQRQTVRLGAAPVSVGSRGGIDGAARSGRLVLIADSRGHFVDRGYINGKTMQYMVDTGASTIAIGRADADRMGLPYEQGAPVLMRTANGTAQGWRIKLDSVKLGEMEVYGIEAVVAPQSMPYVLLGNSLLTRFQMTRKGNEMVLEKN is encoded by the coding sequence ATGCTTTCAGTCGCCGTAGCCTCCAGCAGCGCCTTTGGACAGTCCGTCGCCCTGACCGGCGTGCTGGGCAGCAAGGCCTTGCTGGTCATCGATGGCAGCGCCCCCAAGGCGCTGGCCGTCAACGAAAGCCACAAGGAGGTGCGCCTGCTGCAGATCAGCGGCGACTCCGCCGTGGTGGATATCAAGGGCCAGCGCCAGACGGTGCGCCTGGGAGCAGCTCCGGTCAGCGTGGGCAGCCGGGGCGGCATTGATGGCGCCGCGCGCTCGGGCCGGCTGGTCCTGATCGCCGACTCGCGCGGCCATTTTGTCGATCGCGGCTATATCAACGGAAAAACCATGCAGTACATGGTGGACACCGGCGCCAGCACCATTGCCATAGGCCGCGCCGATGCCGATCGCATGGGCCTGCCCTACGAGCAGGGTGCCCCCGTCCTGATGCGCACGGCCAACGGCACTGCCCAAGGCTGGCGCATCAAGCTCGACAGCGTCAAACTGGGCGAAATGGAGGTCTACGGCATAGAGGCCGTCGTTGCCCCCCAGTCCATGCCCTATGTGCTGCTGGGCAACAGTCTGCTGACCCGGTTTCAGATGACCCGCAAGGGCAATGAGATGGTTCTGGAAAAGAACTGA
- a CDS encoding YajQ family cyclic di-GMP-binding protein, which produces MPSFDTVCEADFVEVKNAVDNATKEIGTRFDFKGTSAAVELKDKEITIYGDAEFQLQQVEDLLRNKLTKRNVDVRFLDIQKAQKIGGDKVKQLIKVKNGIESELAKKIQKLMKESKLKVQAAIQEEKVRITGAKRDDLQAAMALIRKDLADHPLSFNNFRD; this is translated from the coding sequence ATGCCTTCTTTTGACACTGTTTGCGAAGCCGATTTCGTCGAAGTGAAGAACGCCGTTGACAACGCCACCAAGGAAATTGGCACCCGTTTCGACTTCAAGGGCACATCGGCCGCCGTCGAACTCAAGGACAAGGAAATCACCATTTACGGGGATGCCGAGTTCCAGCTGCAGCAAGTCGAGGACCTGCTGCGCAACAAGCTGACCAAGCGCAATGTTGACGTGCGCTTCCTGGACATCCAGAAGGCACAGAAGATTGGCGGCGACAAGGTCAAGCAGCTCATCAAGGTCAAGAATGGCATCGAGTCCGAGCTGGCCAAGAAGATCCAGAAGCTGATGAAGGAAAGCAAGCTCAAGGTGCAGGCTGCCATTCAAGAAGAGAAGGTCCGCATCACCGGAGCCAAGCGTGACGATCTGCAGGCGGCCATGGCCTTGATCCGCAAGGATCTGGCCGACCACCCTCTGTCATTCAACAACTTCCGCGATTGA